A stretch of Imperialibacter roseus DNA encodes these proteins:
- a CDS encoding peptidoglycan DD-metalloendopeptidase family protein — MIKKSLLLAAWVVILLAFESRAQESKSWVKSFFSFKKRETPAPIPPAPLFVVSNDAFAVDFDFLDSLITAELEAMAPPAEGGPATPPLILSYGHEVAVSDKLSLDSVWLSAEDYYNIWDSQRVNPYKFNGLDYKDTTELTLFYPEVGLVWENPLKKSVITSDFGLRRYRWHYGVDLRLTTGDSVKVAFDGVVRMANYDRPGYGNYVLVRHYNGVETLYGHLSKRLVNVGDEIKAGDLVGWGGSTGRSSGPHLHFEVRYQGNAIDPKEFFDFDTNCLIDQKYTLTRASFAYLEEANKVIVHRVRSGDTLSGIGNRYGVSVTKLCRLNGISRNSVIRVGQRLRIN, encoded by the coding sequence ATGATCAAGAAAAGTTTACTACTAGCGGCCTGGGTAGTAATATTATTAGCTTTTGAATCACGAGCGCAGGAAAGCAAATCGTGGGTCAAAAGCTTTTTCTCTTTTAAGAAGAGAGAAACCCCGGCCCCAATACCTCCCGCACCGCTATTTGTGGTTTCCAACGACGCCTTTGCGGTTGATTTTGATTTTCTCGATAGCCTCATTACAGCAGAACTGGAAGCGATGGCTCCACCTGCCGAAGGAGGTCCGGCTACACCACCATTGATACTTTCTTATGGCCATGAGGTGGCTGTTTCCGACAAGCTGTCCCTTGACTCGGTATGGCTTTCCGCTGAAGACTACTACAATATTTGGGACTCGCAGAGAGTCAACCCTTACAAATTCAACGGTTTGGATTACAAAGACACTACTGAGCTGACATTATTTTACCCGGAGGTAGGGTTAGTTTGGGAGAATCCCTTGAAAAAGTCGGTGATTACGTCTGATTTCGGCTTGCGCAGGTATCGCTGGCATTATGGTGTCGATTTGCGACTTACAACAGGCGACTCTGTGAAAGTGGCTTTCGATGGTGTAGTAAGAATGGCGAACTATGACAGACCTGGCTACGGCAACTATGTGCTTGTGAGGCACTACAATGGTGTGGAAACCCTCTATGGACATTTATCAAAGCGCCTGGTGAATGTTGGTGACGAAATCAAGGCTGGAGATTTGGTAGGCTGGGGTGGAAGTACCGGAAGAAGCAGCGGCCCACACCTTCACTTCGAGGTGAGGTATCAGGGCAATGCCATCGACCCAAAAGAGTTTTTTGATTTTGATACTAATTGCCTGATAGATCAGAAGTACACACTCACAAGAGCATCCTTCGCTTACCTTGAAGAGGCCAATAAGGTGATCGTACACCGAGTGAGGAGTGGTGACACCCTTAGCGGCATCGGCAACAGGTATGGTGTGTCGGTTACAAAGCTTTGCAGGCTCAACGGCATTTCAAGAAATTCGGTAATCAGAGTAGGTCAAAGGCTGCGCATTAATTAA
- a CDS encoding glycoside hydrolase family 28 protein has translation MKLKIASLFFFISHLSSGQGATPFPKLEFDMPKMTEPVIPTNRASLLDFGGVPDGATLNTEAFAKAIEAIVSKGGGHLVVPRGIWLTGPITLKSNLDLHVEEGALILFSDDKALYPIVATSFEGLDTYRCISPINALEVENISITGKGVIDGNGDAWRMVKRSKVSSQQWKEIVAGGGLVSDDGNTWYPSESFKKGIEATSNFNVPDNASMDEMKEYKDFLRPVMISIRNSRNVMLDGPTFQNSPAWNIHPLMCENLIVRNLTVRNPWYSQNGDGIDIESCKNTWVYNNSFDVGDDAICIKSGKDADGRKRGVPTENLVVFNNIVYHGHGGFTVGSEMSGGVKNVHVSKCTFIGTDCGLRFKSTRGRGGVVENVYISDIDMYDIAAEPIRFNLFYGGQSPILEDDQETPEIDDTPVSVTEETPSFKDIYMKNIRSVNSGVAGFFQGLPEMNLKNVNLDNVYLSGKKGVSIIDADGMSFKNVTVVVTEGSPFTIYNAHNLTFSGFKVVSHEGKPVSIQGNKTTNLTFSKTDFSSPAKQMLIGEGVDPKTVKLK, from the coding sequence ATGAAACTGAAAATAGCCAGTCTTTTCTTCTTCATTTCCCATCTTTCGTCAGGCCAGGGGGCTACTCCTTTTCCCAAGCTCGAATTCGACATGCCCAAAATGACAGAGCCTGTTATTCCGACCAATCGGGCGAGCTTGCTGGATTTCGGGGGTGTGCCTGATGGAGCTACACTTAACACCGAGGCTTTTGCAAAGGCCATTGAGGCCATTGTGAGCAAAGGAGGGGGGCACCTGGTGGTTCCGAGAGGTATTTGGCTGACAGGGCCGATCACGCTTAAAAGCAACCTCGATTTACACGTGGAGGAAGGAGCCCTTATTCTTTTCTCGGACGACAAAGCGCTGTACCCCATAGTGGCTACGAGCTTTGAAGGACTTGATACCTACAGATGCATATCTCCGATCAACGCTCTTGAAGTGGAAAACATTTCCATCACAGGAAAGGGTGTTATCGATGGCAACGGGGATGCCTGGCGGATGGTGAAAAGAAGTAAAGTGTCGAGCCAGCAGTGGAAAGAGATTGTGGCCGGTGGTGGACTGGTAAGTGACGACGGCAATACATGGTATCCTTCAGAAAGCTTTAAGAAAGGGATTGAGGCGACCAGTAATTTCAATGTCCCTGACAACGCATCAATGGATGAGATGAAGGAGTACAAAGACTTTTTGAGACCGGTGATGATCAGCATTCGGAACTCCAGGAATGTAATGCTCGATGGACCGACCTTTCAAAATTCACCTGCGTGGAACATACATCCACTTATGTGTGAGAACCTGATCGTAAGAAACCTGACTGTGCGTAACCCGTGGTATTCGCAAAACGGCGATGGCATTGACATCGAATCGTGTAAAAATACCTGGGTGTACAACAACTCCTTTGATGTGGGTGATGATGCCATTTGCATCAAATCGGGGAAAGATGCCGATGGCAGAAAAAGAGGCGTCCCAACTGAAAACTTGGTGGTGTTCAACAACATTGTTTACCACGGTCATGGTGGATTCACCGTTGGTAGCGAAATGTCGGGTGGGGTAAAGAACGTGCATGTGTCAAAATGCACCTTCATTGGTACTGACTGTGGCTTGCGATTCAAAAGCACCAGAGGACGTGGTGGCGTGGTGGAGAACGTGTACATCTCCGACATTGACATGTACGATATTGCTGCCGAGCCGATTCGCTTCAATCTTTTCTACGGTGGGCAGTCGCCTATTCTGGAGGACGATCAGGAGACGCCTGAGATCGACGACACGCCCGTATCGGTAACAGAGGAAACCCCTTCGTTCAAAGACATTTACATGAAGAATATCCGATCGGTTAACTCTGGTGTGGCAGGTTTCTTTCAGGGACTGCCTGAAATGAACCTTAAAAATGTGAACCTTGACAATGTTTATCTGTCAGGCAAGAAGGGTGTTTCTATCATCGATGCGGATGGGATGAGTTTTAAGAATGTCACTGTCGTCGTAACAGAAGGAAGTCCCTTCACGATCTACAATGCCCATAACCTTACCTTTTCAGGGTTCAAAGTAGTGTCCCATGAGGGAAAGCCGGTTTCCATTCAGGGTAACAAAACCACCAACCTAACATTTTCAAAAACCGACTTTTCCAGCCCGGCCAAGCAAATGCTGATCGGGGAAGGCGTAGATCCAAAGACGGTTAAATTGAAATAG
- a CDS encoding sensor histidine kinase, producing the protein MSSRIVRTFFFAYFLLTSTKVLGWQQGTPVVNFGREADRSGGAVTAIEIDDRGLMYFGTSQGVVVFDGESWQEIDLAGKGNTRSISYDSLTDRIYIGGTQHFGYLTRDRTSRFSYTDLSTQISENHLFKDVWQIFRFNNEIYFMTQEGRFVYTSDSVIYRHFPESYFFRVGSTVYLSEANGALSIFENGNFVQNWDQSSHSKNPTFQVLPLEKQRHLILYPQSSPVVRNLIDGTITVYDQPLSSLINEHWMYTAASLSDTLLAIATWSDGVFITDKKGQVLRKFTTEDRLISNEVYEIKKGSQGNLWLATSYGISMIDMAKAFPLVAPDSANGFPVHISSFVHDYDSITYTTQKVDTARVAGTETRIKINFGKPGADYYSAQTYKYRLLNYDTVWYSTTEPMAVFDHLPNGKYVFQVKDRSSDLDPAQLVVVVAVPLIAFLKGPLGYAFLAMLVLGLTIVGIIYRAKRMRQKLATLVAKKTEEVTRHEQELIRTNHNLMAVNEELDTFLYRSSHDLIAPVKSIRGLLYLVKASKDELPQYLDLMENRILRLENTLLEINSYVKNSKSDPLATNIRLHSLVNEVWADIEFIEHADKLTFMNEVDSDLEIKSDPGLWKMIIHNLLINAIKYHDGRKESSFVRVWHSIDNKVFTLKVEDNGQGIASESLPRVYDMFFRANANSKGSGLGLFLVKKMVDKLGGTINIESEYAKGTLVSVSSSTLSFKVNQPETRQTHTSHLL; encoded by the coding sequence ATGTCGTCGAGGATCGTCAGGACATTTTTCTTTGCATATTTTTTACTTACGAGCACCAAAGTACTTGGCTGGCAGCAAGGCACCCCCGTGGTTAATTTTGGCAGAGAAGCAGATCGGTCTGGGGGTGCCGTGACTGCTATTGAAATCGACGATCGGGGTTTAATGTATTTTGGCACTTCCCAGGGCGTAGTCGTTTTTGATGGTGAATCCTGGCAGGAGATTGACCTCGCCGGAAAAGGAAACACCCGTAGCATCAGTTACGACAGCCTTACTGACAGAATATATATTGGCGGTACCCAGCATTTCGGATACCTTACAAGAGACAGAACCAGCCGCTTTTCATACACTGATTTGTCAACACAAATCTCCGAAAACCATCTCTTCAAAGACGTATGGCAAATTTTTCGATTCAATAACGAAATTTACTTCATGACTCAGGAAGGACGCTTTGTCTACACCTCCGACTCAGTCATTTATAGACATTTTCCAGAATCTTACTTCTTCAGGGTAGGGTCAACGGTTTACTTATCTGAGGCTAACGGAGCATTGAGCATATTTGAAAATGGCAACTTTGTACAAAACTGGGACCAAAGCTCTCACTCAAAAAACCCTACCTTCCAGGTGCTCCCACTAGAGAAGCAACGGCATTTAATACTTTATCCACAGTCGTCCCCCGTTGTTAGAAATTTGATAGATGGAACTATCACCGTCTACGACCAACCGCTCTCTTCTCTTATAAATGAGCATTGGATGTACACGGCCGCCAGCCTTTCGGATACGCTATTAGCGATTGCCACCTGGTCGGACGGTGTGTTCATTACCGACAAAAAGGGCCAGGTTCTTCGTAAGTTTACGACAGAGGATCGGCTTATCTCAAACGAAGTCTATGAGATAAAAAAGGGATCACAAGGGAATCTATGGTTGGCTACTTCCTATGGCATTTCAATGATAGACATGGCAAAGGCTTTTCCTCTTGTGGCTCCCGATAGTGCCAATGGATTTCCTGTTCACATTTCCTCGTTCGTGCACGACTATGATTCAATTACCTATACGACGCAGAAGGTTGATACAGCCAGGGTGGCTGGAACAGAAACAAGAATAAAGATCAACTTCGGCAAACCGGGAGCAGATTATTACTCGGCTCAGACCTACAAATACCGACTGCTCAACTATGACACAGTCTGGTATTCAACGACCGAGCCAATGGCCGTTTTTGACCACTTGCCAAACGGAAAATATGTCTTTCAGGTAAAGGATAGGAGCAGCGATTTGGATCCAGCTCAGCTAGTAGTCGTAGTGGCAGTGCCCCTGATAGCCTTTCTAAAAGGGCCGTTAGGGTATGCATTTTTAGCTATGTTGGTTCTCGGACTAACCATTGTAGGTATTATATACAGGGCAAAGCGCATGCGCCAAAAACTGGCCACGCTGGTGGCAAAAAAAACGGAAGAGGTGACGAGACATGAGCAAGAACTCATCCGCACCAACCACAACCTGATGGCGGTAAACGAGGAACTGGACACCTTTCTTTATCGGTCTTCACATGATCTCATTGCTCCGGTAAAATCCATAAGAGGCCTTCTTTACCTCGTGAAGGCATCTAAAGATGAACTTCCTCAGTATTTGGATTTGATGGAAAACAGAATCTTAAGATTGGAAAACACTCTGCTAGAAATTAATAGCTATGTGAAAAACAGCAAAAGCGACCCTCTAGCGACAAATATTCGGCTTCATAGCCTGGTCAATGAGGTCTGGGCAGATATCGAGTTTATTGAGCATGCCGACAAACTCACATTCATGAATGAAGTTGACAGTGATCTGGAAATAAAATCCGATCCGGGACTCTGGAAAATGATCATCCACAATCTTCTGATTAACGCTATCAAATACCACGACGGTCGCAAAGAAAGCTCGTTCGTTCGTGTATGGCATTCCATCGATAACAAAGTGTTTACTTTGAAAGTGGAAGACAATGGACAAGGAATAGCCTCAGAATCGTTACCCCGTGTATATGACATGTTTTTCCGGGCAAACGCAAATTCAAAAGGATCGGGTCTTGGACTGTTTTTGGTTAAAAAGATGGTCGACAAGTTAGGAGGAACAATCAATATAGAGTCAGAATACGCCAAAGGAACGCTGGTGTCGGTCAGTTCGTCGACGCTTTCCTTCAAGGTCAATCAACCCGAAACGAGGCAAACACACACGAGTCACCTATTGTAA
- a CDS encoding LLM class flavin-dependent oxidoreductase, producing the protein MKKGKVPYSILELASVPAGSSTGDVFKNSLLLAQNAEKWGYTRFWLAEHHNMISIASSATPVLIGHIAGGTKSIRVGSGGVMLPNHAPLIVAEQFGTLGSLFPHRIDLGLGRAPGTDQETAYAIRRERMHAAYRFPEEVGEIQHYFADDNADEKVRAYVAEGVDVPLYILGSSTDSAHLAARKGLPYAFASHFAPTHLFEALNVYYNEFQPSAALQEPYTIACVNVVAADTDEQAELLASSLVRMVLGILTNNRDQLRPPAPLEPQIRAFMDEPAFQRFLHYAFVGSKETVKEKTSDFLQKTGVNEIMVASHMYSSQDRLKSYELFAELMGEM; encoded by the coding sequence ATGAAGAAAGGAAAAGTACCCTACTCCATCCTGGAGTTGGCGTCGGTGCCTGCGGGATCCTCCACAGGTGATGTGTTTAAAAACAGTTTGTTGTTGGCGCAAAATGCTGAAAAATGGGGGTACACCCGCTTTTGGCTGGCGGAACACCATAACATGATCAGCATAGCCAGCTCAGCTACGCCTGTGCTCATAGGGCATATTGCAGGCGGGACCAAATCTATCAGGGTTGGTTCCGGGGGTGTTATGCTGCCAAATCATGCCCCACTGATTGTGGCGGAGCAGTTTGGCACGCTGGGCTCATTGTTTCCTCACAGGATTGACCTCGGCCTTGGCAGAGCACCTGGCACCGATCAGGAAACAGCCTACGCCATTCGTCGGGAGCGAATGCACGCTGCTTACAGGTTTCCCGAGGAAGTAGGGGAGATTCAACATTATTTCGCTGACGACAACGCAGATGAAAAGGTGAGGGCCTACGTAGCCGAAGGGGTGGATGTCCCTTTGTACATTCTCGGCTCGAGCACCGATAGTGCCCACCTGGCGGCCAGAAAAGGCCTTCCTTATGCTTTTGCCAGCCATTTTGCACCAACGCATTTGTTTGAGGCACTCAATGTCTATTACAACGAGTTTCAGCCCTCGGCGGCCCTTCAGGAGCCCTATACCATTGCCTGCGTGAATGTGGTTGCCGCCGATACCGACGAGCAAGCCGAGTTGCTGGCGTCTTCGCTGGTGAGGATGGTGTTGGGCATACTGACCAACAACCGTGATCAGCTGAGGCCACCTGCGCCGCTGGAGCCGCAGATCAGAGCCTTTATGGATGAACCTGCCTTTCAGCGTTTCTTGCACTATGCTTTTGTGGGCAGCAAGGAAACAGTGAAAGAAAAGACCAGCGACTTCTTACAAAAGACTGGGGTAAACGAAATTATGGTCGCCAGCCATATGTACAGTAGCCAGGATCGCCTAAAGTCGTATGAGCTTTTTGCGGAGTTGATGGGAGAGATGTAG
- the bshB1 gene encoding bacillithiol biosynthesis deacetylase BshB1 — MKLDILVFTAHPDDAELACAGTLISHIEMGRKIGIVDFTRGELGTRGTPELRAAEAAEASKVMGIHVRENLGFRDGFFTEDEHHKLEVVKMIRKYQPEIILANAIRDRHPDHGRASSLVSEASFVSGLRMVETRIDGNPQQPWRAKNVYHYIQSNFIMPDFIVDVSAAWEKKMQAIKCFKSQFYDPASKEPSTFISSPEFMKMLESRGKELGHSIGAAYGEGFTVERHLGVKDLFHLQ, encoded by the coding sequence ATGAAACTCGATATTCTTGTTTTTACGGCGCATCCCGATGACGCCGAACTCGCCTGTGCAGGAACGCTAATCTCTCACATTGAGATGGGCAGGAAAATAGGCATTGTTGATTTTACGAGAGGAGAGCTTGGGACAAGAGGTACACCTGAACTGAGAGCCGCCGAAGCTGCTGAAGCAAGCAAGGTAATGGGTATTCACGTCAGGGAGAACCTGGGGTTTCGTGACGGGTTTTTTACCGAAGATGAACATCACAAGCTTGAGGTGGTGAAAATGATACGGAAGTATCAACCCGAGATCATTTTAGCAAACGCCATCCGTGACCGCCATCCTGACCATGGCAGGGCCTCCAGCCTGGTGTCAGAAGCAAGTTTTGTGTCGGGTCTTAGAATGGTCGAAACCCGTATTGATGGCAACCCTCAGCAACCTTGGAGGGCGAAAAATGTGTATCACTATATCCAAAGCAACTTCATTATGCCCGATTTCATCGTTGATGTATCAGCTGCTTGGGAAAAGAAAATGCAGGCGATCAAATGCTTTAAATCGCAATTTTATGATCCTGCCAGCAAAGAGCCGAGCACATTTATTTCCTCTCCGGAGTTTATGAAGATGCTGGAAAGTAGGGGAAAGGAGCTTGGACACTCAATTGGTGCTGCCTATGGGGAGGGATTTACCGTTGAGCGGCATTTAGGAGTAAAAGACCTGTTTCACTTACAATAG
- a CDS encoding DUF349 domain-containing protein yields MNNEKEVSDGDEKLSKTASEEVNSGDSVANDDSQPSVDVRDEDGKKETEAETPAAEVPIESDESEQLPADAVPEATPELAGTDEAVASETEESQPKPEVAAVEEVKAEETAKDATEAEAPAQAEAGTQSKELTHESKQEGVAGEEASGDKKEKKEEPKVVAEAADASGDDDAEEEEDSEEHEEAEDYSHYSPEQLVDKFTEVLHWDDVRKADRIVRELKAVHDELVAHDREEALKKYLADGGEEDSFEFRLNDFAYRFEENYKLFREKKHKLFQNLEQQKEDNYKKKIDVLEKLRHLVDGEENTTSITALKKIQDEWKVIGQVPGKYAKTLWANYNALIDRFYDNRSIYFELKELDRKKNLESKLELCDKAEALTKEENIKHAVKELNVLHEEFKHLGPVPKESQEEIWQRFKAASDLIYSKRREMVDELKVELKANMEVKTKLCEEAETFVSFTSDKINEWNKKTKEVLELQKRWEAVGGVPKESAKKINKRFWGAFKTFFSNKSGFFKTLEGKRHENLRLKEELVAKADTLKDSEEWDSAANQLKQLQQQWREVGPVPEKVKEEIFHKFKAACDHFFERKRSQSKGAEKEYYDNLKKKEDICEQLLKLAGEKSLDLDIISGFQEKYSQIGFVPRNAMKTIQKKYQEAIDALNKAAESLPEDEQRKFKTAMQVGKIKSEPHGERKIYQKEGQVRRQIATLENDIAVWRNNLEFLASSRKADKLKADFDEKIVKAEEELDGLKEQLKVIHETS; encoded by the coding sequence ATGAACAATGAGAAAGAAGTGTCTGACGGTGATGAGAAGTTGAGCAAAACTGCTTCGGAGGAAGTTAACTCCGGTGATAGTGTTGCCAATGACGACTCTCAACCCTCGGTAGATGTCCGTGATGAAGACGGAAAGAAAGAAACAGAAGCTGAAACACCTGCTGCCGAAGTACCGATAGAATCGGATGAATCTGAGCAACTTCCTGCAGACGCCGTTCCGGAGGCTACACCAGAGTTGGCTGGCACCGATGAAGCGGTGGCGTCTGAAACAGAAGAAAGCCAGCCCAAGCCCGAAGTTGCCGCTGTGGAAGAAGTGAAGGCGGAGGAAACCGCAAAGGATGCGACGGAGGCCGAAGCACCGGCGCAAGCGGAAGCAGGAACACAAAGCAAAGAGCTAACGCATGAATCAAAACAGGAAGGTGTTGCTGGCGAAGAAGCCTCTGGTGACAAAAAAGAGAAGAAAGAAGAACCTAAGGTAGTAGCCGAGGCGGCTGATGCTTCAGGCGATGACGATGCGGAAGAGGAGGAGGACAGCGAGGAGCACGAAGAAGCAGAGGACTATAGCCATTATTCACCTGAGCAGTTGGTAGATAAGTTTACCGAGGTGCTTCACTGGGACGACGTGCGCAAAGCAGATCGGATAGTAAGGGAACTAAAGGCGGTTCACGACGAGCTGGTTGCTCATGACAGGGAAGAAGCGCTGAAAAAATACCTGGCAGATGGGGGAGAGGAAGACTCGTTTGAGTTTAGGTTAAATGATTTTGCCTATCGTTTCGAAGAGAACTATAAATTGTTCCGGGAGAAAAAGCACAAGCTTTTTCAGAATCTGGAGCAGCAAAAAGAAGATAATTACAAGAAGAAGATAGATGTTTTGGAAAAGCTTCGTCATTTGGTAGATGGCGAGGAGAATACAACCTCCATTACCGCCCTGAAGAAGATACAGGATGAGTGGAAGGTGATTGGCCAGGTGCCGGGCAAGTACGCAAAAACCCTTTGGGCCAACTACAATGCCCTCATCGATCGCTTCTACGATAACCGAAGCATTTATTTTGAACTCAAGGAACTCGATAGAAAGAAAAACCTCGAATCGAAACTTGAGCTTTGTGATAAAGCCGAAGCGCTTACTAAAGAAGAGAACATCAAACATGCTGTAAAAGAGTTGAATGTTCTTCACGAAGAGTTCAAACACCTGGGGCCGGTGCCAAAAGAATCTCAGGAAGAAATTTGGCAACGTTTTAAGGCCGCTTCTGATCTCATTTATTCCAAGCGCCGTGAGATGGTGGATGAACTCAAGGTGGAGCTGAAAGCCAACATGGAGGTGAAGACAAAGCTTTGTGAGGAGGCCGAGACATTTGTGTCGTTCACTTCTGACAAGATCAATGAGTGGAATAAGAAGACGAAGGAAGTGCTGGAGCTTCAAAAGAGATGGGAAGCTGTTGGTGGTGTGCCAAAGGAAAGCGCCAAGAAGATAAATAAGAGATTCTGGGGAGCGTTCAAAACGTTCTTCAGCAACAAGAGCGGGTTCTTCAAGACCCTTGAAGGAAAACGTCATGAAAATCTGAGGCTGAAAGAAGAGCTGGTAGCAAAGGCGGACACTCTCAAAGATAGTGAGGAATGGGATTCTGCGGCCAATCAGCTCAAGCAATTGCAGCAGCAGTGGAGAGAGGTAGGGCCTGTACCCGAAAAAGTAAAGGAGGAGATCTTCCATAAGTTCAAGGCTGCATGTGATCATTTCTTTGAAAGGAAGCGTTCACAAAGCAAGGGGGCAGAGAAGGAGTACTATGACAACCTGAAAAAGAAAGAGGACATTTGCGAGCAGTTGCTAAAACTGGCAGGTGAGAAAAGCCTCGATCTGGATATCATTAGCGGCTTTCAGGAAAAGTACAGCCAGATTGGTTTCGTGCCGAGAAATGCAATGAAGACCATCCAGAAAAAATATCAGGAGGCCATCGACGCCCTCAACAAGGCGGCGGAGTCACTGCCCGAGGATGAACAGCGTAAGTTTAAGACGGCCATGCAGGTGGGTAAGATCAAGAGCGAGCCACATGGCGAACGCAAAATCTACCAAAAGGAGGGACAGGTAAGGCGCCAAATTGCTACGTTGGAAAATGACATAGCCGTTTGGAGAAACAACCTGGAGTTCCTGGCGTCATCCAGAAAAGCTGACAAGCTGAAGGCCGACTTTGACGAAAAAATCGTTAAGGCCGAAGAGGAATTGGATGGCTTGAAGGAGCAACTTAAGGTGATTCACGAAACCTCTTAA
- a CDS encoding YqgE/AlgH family protein, with translation MEHFDAFKRVNPNKGDLLISEPYLSDPNFERSVILLCEHDVNGSIGFVLNRLSELSLAEVIEDAPDDEIPLFIGGPVQQDTLHFVHCSPHLMEEGREIAKGIYWGGDFEKLMELMSAGLVTADEVRFFIGYSGWGAGQLSEELDANSWIVNKRTALQYIFRYSHEELWRQVLKDMGGKFRAFSNFPADPRLN, from the coding sequence ATGGAGCATTTCGACGCATTTAAACGGGTAAATCCCAACAAAGGAGACTTACTCATCTCAGAGCCCTACCTCTCAGACCCGAATTTTGAGAGATCGGTGATCTTGCTATGTGAGCATGACGTCAATGGTTCAATTGGTTTTGTACTTAACAGGCTTTCTGAACTATCGCTCGCAGAGGTGATTGAGGATGCGCCTGATGATGAAATTCCACTGTTTATTGGGGGGCCAGTCCAGCAGGATACGCTTCATTTTGTACATTGTTCGCCGCATTTGATGGAAGAGGGGCGGGAAATTGCCAAAGGAATTTATTGGGGTGGTGATTTTGAGAAACTGATGGAACTGATGAGTGCAGGGTTGGTTACTGCTGATGAAGTGAGGTTTTTTATCGGCTATTCTGGCTGGGGAGCAGGGCAGCTTTCGGAAGAGTTGGATGCCAATAGCTGGATTGTAAATAAGAGAACGGCGCTGCAGTATATTTTTAGGTATTCACATGAGGAATTATGGAGGCAGGTGCTCAAAGATATGGGCGGTAAATTCAGAGCGTTTTCCAATTTCCCTGCGGATCCAAGGCTTAATTAG
- the pdxH gene encoding pyridoxamine 5'-phosphate oxidase gives MNIADLREEYSSQVLNEAAVEKDPLLQFNKWFQEALEVKVKEPNAMTLSTVSPDGQPHGRIVLLKGLEDGAFQFFTNYESHKGKELAQNNRASLTFFWADLERQVRIEGSVTKLTEAASSRYYHSRPLGSQIGAWVSLQSESIPDRAFLEKKTEDFKMKFSGLAEIPKPDYWGGYGLVPVLVEFWQGRPSRLHDRIVFKKGADGSWRIERLSP, from the coding sequence ATGAATATCGCAGATCTGAGAGAAGAATATTCCAGCCAGGTTCTCAACGAGGCGGCTGTAGAGAAAGACCCGCTGCTTCAATTCAACAAGTGGTTTCAGGAAGCGCTTGAAGTAAAAGTGAAAGAACCTAATGCCATGACCTTGTCCACCGTTTCTCCCGATGGACAACCACATGGCAGAATCGTGCTTCTGAAAGGACTGGAAGATGGTGCTTTTCAATTCTTCACTAACTACGAAAGCCACAAGGGCAAAGAACTTGCGCAAAACAACCGAGCTTCTCTGACATTTTTTTGGGCCGACCTTGAAAGACAAGTGCGTATTGAGGGAAGCGTGACGAAGCTAACCGAGGCAGCGTCCTCCAGGTATTATCACTCCCGGCCTTTGGGTAGCCAAATCGGTGCCTGGGTAAGCTTGCAGAGCGAATCGATACCGGACAGGGCATTTTTAGAAAAGAAAACAGAAGATTTCAAGATGAAATTTAGTGGGCTGGCAGAAATACCAAAACCGGACTACTGGGGTGGCTATGGACTGGTGCCAGTGTTGGTTGAATTCTGGCAGGGACGACCAAGCAGGCTGCATGACAGGATCGTGTTCAAAAAAGGCGCAGACGGCTCCTGGCGAATTGAGCGCCTTTCTCCCTGA